The following coding sequences are from one Bradyrhizobium sp. WSM471 window:
- a CDS encoding type II toxin-antitoxin system VapC family toxin codes for MAEFDFDAACRWARFNPKRTLARRHDNVLPFVAAGQIGGQGLLLDTCVYIDQMQARAPALLEELIAHRQVNHSSVAIQELMHTVGVLNPADKRTPRVTAEIGKRIKAMPPHRIFTPDIEVLGRAALLSGILCRLQGYGNDLKLRALGDSVLFLQARKLGLVVLTTNIGDFDILVQLMPGGRALFYRQI; via the coding sequence GTGGCGGAGTTCGATTTCGACGCCGCATGCAGGTGGGCCCGGTTCAACCCCAAGCGAACGCTCGCCCGGCGTCATGACAACGTCCTTCCGTTCGTCGCCGCCGGCCAGATCGGTGGGCAGGGGCTCTTGCTCGACACCTGCGTCTACATCGACCAGATGCAGGCGCGCGCGCCAGCTCTGCTGGAAGAGCTCATCGCGCATCGCCAGGTCAATCATTCGTCGGTTGCCATTCAGGAATTGATGCACACTGTCGGCGTGCTGAACCCGGCTGACAAGCGGACCCCGCGGGTCACCGCCGAGATTGGCAAGCGGATCAAGGCGATGCCGCCCCATCGAATCTTTACGCCAGACATCGAGGTGCTCGGCAGAGCAGCGCTGCTGTCGGGAATCCTCTGCCGGCTCCAGGGCTACGGGAACGATCTGAAGCTTCGGGCGCTCGGGGATAGTGTGCTGTTCCTCCAGGCGCGGAAGCTCGGCCTTGTCGTGCTGACGACGAATATTGGTGACTTTGATATCCTGGTCCAGCTCATGCCCGGCGGGCGGGCACTGTTCTATCGGCAGATATGA
- a CDS encoding nuclear transport factor 2 family protein: protein MSIENNIQTVKDFFAAIGRGDGEALLAMVTEDIEWVIPGEGWPLAGTHRGHEGVTDLLETASKSVETSTGAREFVAQGDRVLVVGLAKGKIKATNKTFRDDWVFAITVRNGRLTNIREYVDTQALARAARASNAPA, encoded by the coding sequence ATGAGCATCGAGAACAACATCCAGACCGTGAAGGACTTCTTCGCCGCGATCGGCCGCGGCGACGGCGAGGCTCTGCTCGCGATGGTCACCGAAGACATCGAGTGGGTCATCCCCGGCGAGGGCTGGCCGCTGGCCGGAACGCACCGCGGGCACGAGGGGGTGACGGATCTGCTTGAGACGGCATCCAAGTCGGTAGAAACGTCCACGGGAGCCCGGGAGTTCGTCGCGCAAGGAGACCGGGTCCTGGTCGTCGGCCTCGCAAAGGGAAAGATCAAAGCCACGAACAAGACGTTTAGGGACGACTGGGTGTTCGCCATCACCGTTCGAAACGGCAGACTGACGAACATCCGGGAGTACGTCGACACGCAAGCACTGGCGCGAGCCGCGCGCGCATCGAATGCCCCGGCCTAA
- a CDS encoding LysR family transcriptional regulator, with product MIDWDDVRYFLAVARGGSVRAAAEQLGVNHATVLRRIAQLEERLAVQMFEKLPSGYRLTAAGEEVLEFADQMEASSHQLETRVFGRDQSVRGRLRVTLAPPLATHLLMPDFADFARLHPDIEMDILSFGELVNLTNREADVAIRVVYDRKTLPLNLHGVKGPELFGAVYTSRDRLTAWRAGAPDPFRWIVISIHGIPDWASAGEVRAAGVPFRTSDAGAQIAAVRQGLGITTLPCFVGDADPLLVRVPGTELHMYGTVWLLTQGETRKTKRVRLFTEFVSRRLAAYAPLLAGLSVARD from the coding sequence ATGATCGACTGGGATGACGTTCGCTACTTTCTGGCCGTCGCGCGCGGAGGCTCGGTGCGGGCTGCGGCCGAGCAGCTCGGTGTGAACCATGCGACCGTGCTGCGGCGCATCGCCCAGCTCGAGGAACGCCTCGCCGTCCAGATGTTCGAAAAGCTACCCTCGGGCTACCGCCTGACGGCTGCGGGCGAGGAGGTCCTCGAATTCGCGGACCAGATGGAAGCCTCGTCGCACCAGCTGGAGACGCGCGTCTTCGGGCGCGACCAGAGTGTGCGCGGGCGTCTGCGGGTGACGCTGGCGCCGCCGCTCGCGACACATTTGCTGATGCCTGATTTCGCCGACTTCGCGCGTCTGCATCCGGACATCGAGATGGATATCCTGTCGTTCGGCGAGCTGGTCAATTTGACCAACCGGGAGGCCGACGTCGCGATCCGCGTCGTCTACGACCGCAAGACCCTGCCGCTCAATCTTCACGGTGTGAAGGGACCGGAGCTGTTCGGCGCCGTCTACACGTCTAGGGATCGGCTGACCGCGTGGCGTGCCGGCGCGCCTGATCCCTTCCGCTGGATCGTCATCAGCATTCACGGCATCCCGGACTGGGCCAGCGCGGGTGAGGTTCGCGCCGCGGGCGTTCCATTCAGGACCTCAGACGCCGGGGCGCAGATCGCTGCTGTCCGGCAAGGGCTGGGGATTACGACACTGCCGTGCTTCGTCGGCGATGCCGACCCGCTGCTGGTGAGGGTGCCGGGCACCGAGTTGCACATGTACGGAACGGTCTGGCTCCTCACGCAGGGCGAGACACGCAAGACCAAGCGCGTGCGGCTGTTCACCGAGTTCGTATCCCGCAGGCTCGCCGCGTACGCGCCGCTTCTTGCGGGACTGTCGGTGGCGCGCGACTGA
- a CDS encoding VOC family protein, whose protein sequence is MKSLNNLECVTLFVDDLARARTFYEAVFDAKPIYSDAVCSVIGLGGVMVNLLQETEALQLVQPLMPAASSAGPRMLMTIRVSDVDDACVRLRQSGVELVNGPIDRPWGRRTAAFSDPSGHMWEIAQEIPS, encoded by the coding sequence ATGAAAAGCTTGAACAATCTAGAGTGCGTGACCCTCTTCGTTGACGACCTCGCGCGCGCGAGGACATTCTACGAGGCCGTGTTCGACGCCAAGCCTATCTATTCCGACGCGGTATGCAGCGTGATCGGGCTTGGTGGTGTCATGGTCAATTTGCTTCAGGAGACGGAGGCACTGCAGCTCGTCCAGCCGTTGATGCCGGCTGCTTCGAGCGCCGGACCTCGCATGCTCATGACCATTCGAGTCAGCGATGTCGATGATGCCTGCGTAAGGCTCCGGCAAAGCGGCGTGGAACTAGTGAACGGCCCTATCGATCGTCCCTGGGGTCGCCGCACCGCCGCCTTTTCCGACCCATCCGGTCATATGTGGGAGATCGCACAGGAGATACCCTCCTAG
- a CDS encoding HNH endonuclease, with product MGFGVFIHRSDSIYDDSPAERYQFPSQYLRRVEACVGNWIIYYEPSKIAETRGYFAIAKVRQVIPDPGTPGMYLALIEPGSYFDFANPVPFSSPSGPVERGVLNEQGRISGRAQSAVRPISPDDLNTICGLGLAENAPLLPRRDEDFHSLDLNEEQTTFSFDQQRERVNLTVSRILRDRVFRRIVLRAYDERCAITGLKLINGMGRAEVAAAHIRPVEAHGPDIISNGIALSGTAHWMFDRGLISLADNLEILVSRHTNDPDGARSIINNTGHALAPRRISDRPHPHFLKWHREHCFKQ from the coding sequence ATGGGATTTGGCGTATTCATCCATCGATCGGACTCGATCTACGATGACAGCCCGGCTGAACGCTATCAGTTTCCCAGCCAGTACTTGCGTCGCGTTGAAGCCTGCGTCGGCAACTGGATCATTTACTATGAACCGAGCAAGATAGCCGAAACGCGCGGCTACTTTGCGATTGCGAAGGTACGGCAAGTTATTCCCGATCCCGGCACGCCGGGGATGTACCTTGCTTTGATTGAGCCGGGCAGCTATTTCGATTTCGCCAATCCTGTTCCATTCAGCAGTCCCTCTGGTCCTGTGGAGCGCGGCGTCTTAAACGAGCAGGGACGAATTTCAGGACGTGCTCAGTCTGCGGTCCGTCCAATCTCTCCAGACGATCTCAATACAATATGCGGACTTGGTTTGGCGGAGAATGCGCCGCTGCTGCCGCGGCGCGACGAGGACTTCCACTCACTCGATCTCAACGAGGAGCAGACGACGTTCAGCTTCGACCAACAGCGCGAACGTGTTAACCTGACAGTATCGAGAATCTTGCGTGATCGAGTTTTCCGCCGCATCGTGCTCCGCGCCTATGATGAGCGATGCGCTATTACCGGGCTAAAGCTCATCAATGGGATGGGCCGTGCAGAGGTCGCAGCCGCTCACATACGACCTGTCGAGGCACACGGGCCCGACATCATTAGCAATGGCATCGCTCTTTCTGGCACCGCGCATTGGATGTTCGATCGCGGTCTCATTAGCCTGGCGGACAATCTCGAGATATTGGTCTCGCGCCACACCAACGATCCGGACGGAGCGCGATCGATCATCAATAATACTGGGCATGCACTTGCGCCGCGACGGATATCGGATCGTCCACATCCGCATTTCCTAAAATGGCATCGCGAGCATTGCTTCAAGCAATAG
- a CDS encoding class I SAM-dependent methyltransferase produces the protein MYDQSKLAELIQFARIDAGSTVIDVYPGDGDWTRLFSEIVGADGRVYSFVPAEVAHFKNDPLGLMRSLAKEPGRDNVEAVSGDLVAMPQATQAADVLWLHLFYHDLHTALIQARGATAARFNRAVYERLKPGGSYVIIDHAAALGAGASDAQSLHRIEPASVREEVEAAGFVLDAESTLLANKDDPHSIKVFDPAIKGKTDRFAYRFVKP, from the coding sequence ATGTACGACCAATCCAAGCTAGCCGAGTTGATCCAGTTCGCACGCATCGATGCGGGCTCCACCGTCATCGACGTTTACCCGGGCGACGGCGACTGGACCCGTCTCTTCTCCGAGATCGTGGGGGCCGACGGACGAGTCTACAGCTTCGTGCCGGCCGAAGTCGCGCACTTCAAGAACGATCCGCTCGGCCTCATGCGGTCGCTCGCGAAGGAGCCGGGTCGAGATAACGTCGAAGCCGTGTCGGGGGACCTCGTGGCGATGCCGCAAGCGACGCAAGCAGCTGACGTCCTGTGGCTGCACCTGTTCTACCACGATCTCCACACCGCGCTGATCCAGGCCAGGGGCGCGACGGCGGCGCGCTTCAATCGCGCCGTCTACGAGCGGCTGAAGCCCGGCGGGTCCTACGTCATCATAGACCACGCCGCCGCGCTCGGCGCCGGCGCGAGCGACGCCCAGTCACTGCATCGGATCGAGCCTGCCTCCGTTCGCGAGGAGGTGGAGGCGGCCGGCTTCGTGCTGGACGCGGAAAGCACCCTGCTCGCGAACAAGGACGATCCGCATTCGATCAAGGTGTTCGATCCCGCGATCAAGGGCAAGACCGATCGCTTCGCCTATCGGTTCGTGAAGCCCTGA
- a CDS encoding MAPEG family protein — MLAAAIVWGFVQLVAAAQAANLQYGLRWAASPRDTEMPPLKPIPGRLNRNFRNYMETFPFFAAAILISHAAGVHNELTYWGSIAYLGGRIAYTALYLSGIPLVRSLFWNIASFGMLAVLAAAFVPH, encoded by the coding sequence ATGCTGGCCGCCGCGATCGTCTGGGGCTTCGTACAGCTTGTCGCCGCCGCGCAAGCCGCGAACCTGCAGTACGGCCTCAGATGGGCTGCGAGTCCGCGCGACACCGAGATGCCGCCGCTCAAGCCCATCCCCGGCCGGCTCAACCGAAATTTCCGCAACTACATGGAGACGTTTCCATTCTTTGCCGCCGCGATCCTCATCTCTCACGCCGCAGGCGTTCACAATGAGCTGACTTATTGGGGATCGATCGCCTATCTTGGCGGACGCATCGCCTACACCGCGCTTTACCTATCCGGCATACCGCTCGTCCGCTCGCTGTTCTGGAATATCGCCAGCTTTGGTATGCTTGCTGTTTTGGCGGCGGCTTTCGTGCCTCACTGA
- a CDS encoding DHCW motif cupin fold protein, giving the protein MKLPTSPFTVTDWSKVEPTIHPGETGQAQWRTVDIGDLRVRMVEYSPGYLADHWCDRGHVLYVLQGELDSELRDGRKFKLTAGMSYQVSDFGDAAHRSSTATGATLFIVD; this is encoded by the coding sequence ATGAAGCTTCCCACCTCCCCCTTCACCGTCACCGACTGGAGCAAGGTCGAGCCGACCATCCATCCCGGCGAGACCGGGCAAGCGCAGTGGCGCACGGTCGACATCGGCGACCTCCGAGTGCGGATGGTCGAATATTCGCCGGGCTATCTCGCCGATCATTGGTGCGATCGCGGCCACGTGCTCTACGTGCTGCAGGGCGAGCTCGACAGCGAGCTGCGCGACGGCCGCAAGTTCAAGCTTACGGCGGGGATGAGCTACCAGGTCTCGGATTTCGGCGACGCCGCGCACCGGTCCTCGACGGCGACGGGGGCGACGCTGTTTATCGTCGATTGA
- the guaA gene encoding glutamine-hydrolyzing GMP synthase → MTAAQTDRSASTPSVASAHDKILIVDFGSQVTQLIARRVREDGVYCEIVPFNKAEQAFNEMKPKAVILSGGPESVHEAGSPRAPQAIFDSGVPVMGICYGQMTMAEQLGGTVEGGHHREFGRADVEVKASSKLFEDVWSPGGKNQVWMSHGDRITKMPPGFSVAGTSPNAPFAIIQDETRKYYGLMFHPEVVHTPDGAKLIRNFVRKIAGLSGDWTMRAFREEEIAKIRAQVGKGRVLCGLSGGVDSAVAAVLIHEAIGEQLTCVFVDHGMLRLHEAKTVVDLFRHHYNIPLVHVDASKQFLGELEGVTDPETKRKTIGRLFIEVFEAEAKKIGGADFLAQGTLYPDVIESVSFTGGPSVTIKSHHNVGGLPERMNMKLVEPLRELFKDEVRKLGRELGLPEIFVGRHPFPGPGLAIRCPGDITREKLDILRKADAVYIDQIRKHGLYDDIWQAFAVLLPVKTVGVMGDGRTYDFVVGLRAVTSTDGMTADFYQFDMKFLGETATRIINEVKGVNRVVYDVTSKPPGTIEWE, encoded by the coding sequence ATGACAGCAGCACAGACCGACCGCTCCGCGTCGACGCCCTCGGTGGCCTCGGCGCATGACAAGATTCTCATCGTCGACTTCGGCAGCCAGGTGACGCAGCTCATTGCGCGTCGCGTGCGCGAGGACGGCGTCTATTGCGAGATCGTCCCGTTCAACAAGGCCGAACAAGCCTTCAACGAGATGAAGCCGAAGGCGGTGATTCTCTCCGGCGGCCCTGAGTCGGTGCATGAGGCGGGCTCGCCCCGCGCCCCGCAAGCGATCTTCGATTCCGGCGTGCCGGTGATGGGCATCTGCTACGGCCAGATGACCATGGCGGAGCAGCTCGGGGGCACGGTCGAGGGCGGCCATCACCGCGAATTCGGCCGGGCCGATGTCGAGGTGAAAGCGTCGAGCAAGCTGTTCGAGGACGTCTGGTCACCCGGCGGCAAGAACCAGGTCTGGATGAGCCATGGCGACCGCATCACGAAAATGCCGCCGGGCTTCTCGGTGGCCGGCACCTCGCCGAACGCGCCCTTCGCGATCATCCAGGACGAGACACGCAAATATTATGGCCTGATGTTCCACCCGGAAGTGGTGCACACGCCGGACGGCGCCAAACTGATCCGCAATTTCGTCCGCAAGATCGCCGGCCTTTCCGGCGATTGGACCATGCGCGCCTTCCGCGAGGAGGAGATCGCCAAGATCCGCGCCCAGGTCGGCAAGGGCAGGGTGCTCTGCGGCCTGTCCGGCGGAGTCGATTCCGCGGTCGCGGCCGTGCTGATCCACGAAGCGATCGGCGAGCAGCTCACCTGCGTGTTCGTCGATCACGGCATGCTGCGTCTCCACGAAGCCAAGACGGTGGTCGACCTGTTCCGCCACCACTACAACATCCCGCTCGTGCACGTGGATGCCTCGAAACAGTTCTTGGGTGAACTCGAAGGCGTCACCGATCCCGAGACCAAGCGCAAGACGATCGGCCGTCTCTTCATCGAGGTGTTCGAGGCCGAGGCCAAGAAGATCGGCGGCGCCGACTTCCTTGCCCAAGGCACGCTCTATCCCGATGTGATCGAGAGCGTCTCCTTCACCGGCGGCCCGTCGGTGACGATCAAGTCGCACCACAATGTCGGCGGTCTCCCTGAGCGCATGAACATGAAGCTGGTCGAGCCCCTGCGCGAGCTGTTCAAGGACGAGGTGCGCAAGCTCGGCCGCGAGCTGGGCCTGCCCGAAATCTTCGTCGGCCGCCACCCGTTCCCGGGCCCCGGCCTCGCCATCCGCTGCCCCGGCGACATCACGCGCGAAAAACTCGATATCCTGCGCAAGGCCGACGCCGTCTACATCGACCAGATCCGCAAGCACGGCCTCTACGACGACATCTGGCAGGCGTTCGCCGTGCTGCTCCCGGTGAAGACGGTGGGCGTCATGGGCGACGGCCGCACCTATGATTTCGTGGTCGGCCTGCGCGCCGTCACCTCCACCGACGGCATGACCGCGGACTTCTACCAGTTCGACATGAAATTCCTTGGCGAGACCGCCACGCGCATCATCAACGAGGTGAAGGGCGTGAACCGGGTGGTGTATGACGTGACCAGCAAGCCGCCGGGGACGATTGAGTGGGAGTAG
- a CDS encoding cold-shock protein, whose product MAMGTVKWFNNQKGFGFIQPDDGDKDVFVHISAVERAGLSTLNEGQKVSFDIVADRRSGKSSADNLRVG is encoded by the coding sequence ATGGCTATGGGCACCGTGAAGTGGTTCAACAATCAAAAGGGTTTTGGTTTCATTCAGCCGGATGACGGCGACAAGGACGTGTTCGTGCACATCAGCGCCGTCGAGCGCGCCGGCCTCTCGACCCTCAACGAAGGTCAGAAGGTCTCGTTCGACATCGTCGCCGATCGTCGCAGCGGCAAGTCCTCGGCCGACAATCTCCGCGTCGGCTAA
- a CDS encoding SDR family NAD(P)-dependent oxidoreductase, with amino-acid sequence MKKLEGKIAVITGGSSGIGLSTAKRFVDEGAHVVITGRREKELKEAAAFIERNVTTVVGDVSRLEDLDRLYAVVKEKHGHIDILFANAGAGTIAPLAAATEAHFDQTFDVNVKGLFFTVQKALPLFRDGGSIILNSSVSNVKGLPGFSVYAASKAAVRSFSRAWTLELKDRKIRVNTMSAGPTETPALETTTGLTREQAEQAAAGFASQVPMGRRGKPEEIAAAVTFLASDESSYITGVDLAVDGGMAQV; translated from the coding sequence ATGAAAAAACTGGAAGGCAAGATCGCAGTCATCACCGGCGGCAGCAGCGGCATTGGATTGTCCACAGCCAAGCGCTTCGTGGACGAAGGTGCGCATGTGGTGATCACCGGGCGACGCGAGAAGGAGCTGAAGGAGGCCGCGGCCTTCATCGAGAGAAACGTGACGACGGTTGTCGGCGACGTGTCGCGCCTGGAAGATCTGGACCGGCTCTATGCCGTCGTGAAAGAGAAACATGGTCACATCGACATTCTCTTCGCGAATGCGGGCGCGGGGACAATCGCGCCGCTCGCGGCAGCGACCGAGGCCCATTTCGACCAGACCTTCGACGTCAACGTGAAGGGGCTGTTCTTCACGGTGCAGAAGGCCCTCCCCCTCTTCAGGGACGGCGGTTCGATCATCCTGAACTCTTCGGTCTCGAACGTGAAGGGGCTGCCAGGGTTCAGCGTCTACGCCGCCAGCAAGGCGGCGGTGCGCAGCTTCTCGCGCGCCTGGACGCTGGAGCTGAAAGACCGCAAAATCCGCGTCAATACGATGAGCGCCGGGCCAACCGAGACCCCCGCCCTGGAGACGACGACGGGCTTGACCCGCGAGCAAGCCGAGCAAGCCGCCGCCGGATTTGCGTCACAGGTCCCGATGGGTCGCAGGGGCAAGCCGGAGGAAATCGCGGCTGCCGTCACGTTCCTCGCCTCCGATGAAAGTTCCTACATCACCGGCGTGGATCTCGCCGTCGATGGCGGCATGGCGCAGGTCTGA
- a CDS encoding helix-turn-helix transcriptional regulator has translation MQIFEVLADPVRRRILELLAPGEMASGEVVEVIGAEFGITQAAVSQHLKVLRESGFATVRAEAQRRLYSVDAAGLQAVDAWVGQFRNFWEPKLDALATEIARGKRERRNAPMTKRSGKRA, from the coding sequence ATGCAAATCTTCGAGGTCCTCGCCGACCCCGTCCGCCGTCGCATCCTCGAGCTGCTTGCGCCCGGCGAGATGGCGTCCGGCGAGGTCGTCGAAGTGATCGGAGCCGAGTTCGGGATCACGCAGGCCGCCGTGTCGCAGCACCTCAAGGTGCTGCGCGAGAGCGGCTTCGCGACGGTTCGTGCGGAGGCGCAACGGCGGCTCTATTCGGTCGATGCTGCGGGGCTTCAAGCGGTGGATGCATGGGTCGGTCAGTTCCGCAATTTCTGGGAGCCGAAGCTGGATGCGCTGGCGACGGAAATCGCGCGCGGCAAACGCGAGCGTCGGAATGCTCCGATGACCAAGCGGAGCGGGAAGCGGGCATGA
- a CDS encoding nuclear transport factor 2 family protein — MSQHHQPSTLAELGRTWIEVWNARDLERVLTLYADDVVMTSDRIPAMGFDESGTVRGKDVLRAYWGKALGLLPNLHFSLIELFVSPDSVAVLYENERGKRICEYLRVNAAGKIVQGSANHLPH, encoded by the coding sequence ATGTCACAGCACCATCAGCCATCAACGCTTGCCGAGCTCGGCCGGACCTGGATCGAGGTCTGGAACGCCCGAGATCTCGAACGCGTGCTCACGCTCTATGCCGACGACGTCGTCATGACCTCGGACCGCATCCCCGCGATGGGGTTCGATGAAAGCGGTACCGTGCGCGGCAAGGATGTGTTGCGCGCCTATTGGGGCAAGGCGCTCGGGCTATTGCCGAACCTGCATTTCTCGCTCATCGAATTGTTCGTCAGCCCTGACAGCGTGGCGGTGCTCTACGAGAACGAGCGGGGAAAGCGGATCTGCGAATATCTGCGGGTGAATGCGGCCGGAAAGATCGTGCAGGGCTCGGCGAATCATTTGCCACATTGA
- a CDS encoding GyrI-like domain-containing protein, with amino-acid sequence MKAALQSYRDRMRRVLDHIDRHLDGDLDLDTVSAVAAFSKFHFHRQFSATFGLSVHRYVQLARMKRASHQLAYMDALDVTEIAMDAGYDAPDAFARAFRQRFGQSPSSFRKSPDWEPWLAALGPLDNARSKLMQKTFTTDDVTIRDVPPTPVAIMEHRGSPETLGDTIRRFIAWRRAAGLHPRTNPTFTVWHSEGRPAQQDEYSIDLCVGTDQPIAANGEAIKTGEIPGGRCAVLRVVGYTDNLEPAALFLYRDWLPASGEEARDFPVYCQRLSFFPEVPEHETVADVFLPLK; translated from the coding sequence ATGAAGGCGGCGCTGCAAAGCTATCGGGACCGGATGCGACGGGTGCTGGACCATATCGACCGACATCTCGACGGCGATCTGGATCTGGACACGGTGAGTGCTGTTGCGGCCTTCTCGAAGTTTCATTTCCACCGGCAGTTCTCGGCGACCTTCGGACTATCAGTGCATCGTTATGTCCAGCTGGCCCGCATGAAGCGCGCGTCGCATCAGCTGGCCTATATGGACGCCCTTGATGTCACGGAGATTGCGATGGATGCCGGTTACGACGCACCGGATGCCTTCGCCCGCGCCTTTCGGCAACGGTTCGGGCAATCGCCGTCGTCGTTCCGGAAGTCTCCCGACTGGGAGCCGTGGCTTGCGGCCTTAGGGCCTCTCGACAACGCCAGGAGCAAGCTCATGCAGAAAACGTTTACCACCGACGACGTGACGATCCGCGATGTGCCCCCTACGCCGGTCGCGATCATGGAGCATCGGGGAAGCCCTGAGACACTTGGTGACACGATCCGGCGGTTCATCGCGTGGCGCAGGGCCGCCGGCCTGCACCCCAGGACAAATCCCACCTTCACTGTTTGGCATTCCGAGGGGCGTCCGGCGCAGCAGGACGAATACAGCATCGACCTTTGTGTCGGGACCGACCAGCCGATCGCGGCGAACGGCGAAGCGATCAAGACCGGCGAGATCCCCGGCGGACGCTGCGCGGTGCTGCGCGTCGTCGGCTACACCGACAATCTGGAGCCTGCCGCGCTCTTTCTTTATCGTGACTGGCTTCCGGCCAGCGGCGAGGAAGCCCGCGACTTCCCGGTCTATTGCCAGCGGCTGAGCTTCTTCCCCGAGGTGCCGGAGCACGAGACCGTCGCGGACGTTTTTCTGCCGCTGAAGTAG
- a CDS encoding SRPBCC family protein: MEIDVVRVLGLVTRSVRNFEKDGKAASAVTLTRLYETSVDDLWDAVTSQQRIPRWFLPVEGDLQIGGKYQLKGNAGGTITACTPPTHFAATWEFGGAMSWIDVKLTAERSQARLTLEHTAMIEDHWEQFGPGAVGIGWDLAIAGLERYVATGASVDHETAEAWMGSPAGKEFMTSSGEYWRAAHVASGVDPASAKQRSDRTIAFYRGEPPPDVAHPGTGS, translated from the coding sequence ATGGAGATCGACGTCGTCAGGGTATTGGGGCTGGTTACGCGTTCGGTGAGGAATTTCGAGAAGGACGGGAAAGCGGCCAGTGCGGTGACACTGACGCGGCTTTACGAGACCAGCGTCGACGATCTCTGGGACGCAGTGACCAGCCAGCAACGCATTCCGCGCTGGTTCTTGCCGGTCGAGGGAGATCTCCAGATCGGTGGAAAGTACCAGCTCAAGGGGAATGCCGGCGGCACCATCACGGCGTGCACGCCGCCAACCCATTTCGCGGCGACCTGGGAATTCGGCGGCGCGATGAGCTGGATCGATGTCAAGCTGACGGCAGAACGAAGCCAGGCGCGGTTGACGCTTGAGCACACCGCGATGATCGAGGATCATTGGGAGCAGTTCGGTCCAGGGGCGGTCGGGATCGGTTGGGATCTCGCCATTGCGGGGCTGGAGCGATATGTTGCGACCGGGGCATCGGTCGACCATGAGACGGCCGAGGCATGGATGGGCTCTCCCGCGGGCAAGGAATTCATGACCAGTAGCGGCGAGTATTGGCGCGCGGCGCATGTCGCAAGTGGCGTGGATCCTGCCTCCGCGAAACAGCGGTCGGACCGTACCATCGCTTTCTATCGCGGCGAGCCGCCGCCCGACGTCGCGCATCCGGGCACAGGAAGCTGA
- a CDS encoding SDR family NAD(P)-dependent oxidoreductase, protein MGKLDGKVAVITGGATGIGRAAAKRFIEDGAFVFIFGRRQQALDAAVAALGSNARAVKGSVSDEDDLDRLYAAVKAERGTLDIVFANAGAGSQLALGKITAAHIDETFGTNVKGTIFTVQKALPLMRRGGSIILTGSSAGTTGAPAMSAYSASKAAVRNLARTWAEDLKGSGIRVNVLSPGATATELAKEALGEEGQKMFAAMTPLQRMADPAEIGAVAAFLASSDSSFMTASEVAVDGGLAQL, encoded by the coding sequence ATGGGAAAGCTTGACGGCAAGGTTGCAGTCATCACGGGTGGCGCGACCGGCATCGGCCGCGCTGCGGCAAAGCGCTTCATCGAAGACGGCGCCTTCGTCTTCATCTTCGGCCGCCGACAGCAAGCGCTCGACGCAGCTGTTGCCGCCCTCGGATCCAATGCCCGCGCGGTGAAGGGCTCGGTCTCCGATGAGGACGACCTCGACCGGCTCTACGCGGCGGTGAAGGCCGAACGCGGTACCCTTGACATCGTCTTCGCCAATGCCGGAGCGGGAAGCCAGCTTGCGCTCGGCAAGATCACCGCCGCGCACATCGACGAAACCTTCGGCACCAACGTGAAGGGGACGATCTTCACGGTGCAGAAGGCGCTACCGCTGATGCGCCGGGGCGGTTCGATCATCCTGACCGGATCGAGCGCAGGCACCACGGGCGCCCCGGCCATGAGCGCCTACAGCGCCAGCAAGGCGGCCGTGCGCAACCTCGCGCGGACCTGGGCGGAGGACCTGAAGGGCAGCGGCATCCGGGTCAACGTGCTGTCGCCCGGGGCGACTGCGACCGAACTCGCGAAGGAAGCGCTCGGCGAGGAGGGACAGAAGATGTTCGCCGCGATGACTCCGCTGCAGCGCATGGCCGATCCCGCGGAGATCGGGGCCGTGGCTGCCTTTCTCGCCTCGTCGGACAGCAGCTTCATGACCGCCAGCGAAGTCGCCGTCGACGGCGGCCTGGCGCAACTCTGA